Within the Bacteroidota bacterium genome, the region TGCCTGGTCCGAGTCAACCGTCATCCAGACCCGGAGTATCGCCTCTTCATACTCCTCGTCTATCTCCTCCAATAATACCGTCATTTCGGCGTCGAACGGTTCGCCTCCGAATATGTTGGGCAATTGCGTCTTGCCGGAGTATTCAAGGTCGAGTTTGTACCTGCCGCCGTGAAACGTGTAGAATTGCTGTATTTCCTTGATGGCCGCGGATTCTATCGCCTCCTTTGACGAGAACATTGCGACCATATTTGCTATGAGCTCTCCTCCATTCGGGACGGGAGGGAGATCGGAGGTAATGAGCTGAACACTTCTGTGCATGAAGTCTCGAACCTCTTGCCAATTCGCCACCTCGAGAAATCCTCCGAATTCGTCGGTGCGGATCACGACCTTCATATTCTCCGACGCGGAGGCGAGTTTCTTGAGCAGTTGATTGTTGCCTTCCACGGAAAAATTCTTGTACAGCCACTCGATTGTATAAGAACTCGCCGTCGAATCTGCTACGGTGATTTCAACGTCGTATGACGACTGATCGCGGGAGGTGGTATCCCCGCTTTGTATCCTGAATGTTTGCTCTGTGATGGAGTATGTCTCCTTGTCTCCCCTGTTCCAGTATCCGATGACCTGCACAGTTGAATCGGCTCGATTGATTTGTGCGTGACCGGTTAGCGTGAGGAGAGATGCAAGAATGATGGCGCTGCCTGTTCTCATTGGTATTCTGCCGATTGGTTGTGAGTTCCTCGGAAACCTGTGGCCGTTACTTTGCTTTCTGACGTTCCCGGCATGCAACAGACGGTGGGTTTACATTGCGTGTCCTTTCGAGTCGGGAGATGTGTGGAAGAGTGTTTTCGTCTCACGCACGGGAGAAACGAAAAAGGACGAGGGGTCTGCCTCGTCCTTTTGTTGTTTGTTGCTACACCAATCCCTGATCCATCATGGAATTTGCCACTTTCAGGAATCCGGCGATGTTGGCACCGTTCACGTAGTTGCCGGGTGTGCCGTACTGTGCCGCAGTTTCCACGCACATGTTGTGAATGCTGCTCATGATTTCGTGAAGCCGTCTGTCCACTTCCTCGGCGGGCCAGTTGAGCCGCATGCTGTTCTGACTCATCTCCAGTCCGGAGGTTGCCACGCCGCCTGCATTGGACGCTTTGCCGGGTGAGTAGAGGATCTTCGCCTCTTCGAACACTTTCACTCCTGCAAGTGTCGTCGGCATATTGGCGCCTTCACACACGCAGATGCAGCCGTTCTTTACGAGTTCGCGGGCATCGTTTTCGTCGAGTTCGTTTTGCGTAGCGCAGGGCATTGCCACATCAACAGCGATGCTCCATGGCCGCTTGCCAGCATGGAACGGCACCTTGAACTTATCGGCATAGGGCTTCACCGCGTCCATTGCGCTGGCGCGGAGTTCCAGCATGTAGTCGATCTTCTCACCCTTCACACCGTTTTCATCGTAGATGAAGCCGTCGGGACCGGAGAGTGTAACCACTTTGCCGCCGAGTTGAGTCACCTTCTTTGCTGCGCCCCAGGCGACGTTGCCGAATCCTGAGATTGCAACCCGCTTTCCATCGAACGCCATCCCTTTCGTCTTCAACATTTCTTCGGCGAAGTATGTTGCGCCGAATCCGGTTGCCTCCGGTCGGACAAGCGAGCCTCCCCAGTTCAGTCCCTTTCCGGTAAGAACTCCGCCGAACTCGCGGGTCAAACGTTTGTACTGCCCGAAGAGGAATCCGATCTCCCGTCCGCCAACGCCTATGTCGCCTGCAGGTACGTCAACATCCGGCCCGATATGGCGGAAGAGTTCGGTCATGAAGCTCTGGCAGAACCGCATCACTTCGCTGTCGCTTTTGCCTTTAGGGTCGAAATCCGAACCGCCTTTTCCTCCGCCCATCGGCAGTGAGGTAAGGCTGTTCTTGAACACCTGCTCGAACGCAAGAAACTTCAGGATGCCGAGCGTGACGGAGGGGTGGAAGCGCAGCCCGCCTTTATACGGCCCGATGGCGCTGTTCATTTGAATGCGGAAGCCCCGGTTAATGTGAAACTCCCCCTGATCGTCCTGCCAGGGAACACGGAACATCACCACGCGTTCGGGTTCCACCATGCGTTCCAGGATTCTGGCCGACCGGTACTCGGGATGCCGGTTCAGCACCAACTCCAGCGATTCTGCCACTTCCTGAACAGCCTGATGGAACTCGGGTTCAGCGGGATTTTTCGCCTTTACTTGTGCGATGAGATTCTTTACATAGTCTGACATGCTTTGCCTCTTGATTGAATAATGTTTGGAATTGTGAAGCGAATTCGCGCAGTTCGCAATGCGGTAAGAACGGAGTGTAAAAATAGCCTGATTAAAAGTAGGAAAGTCCGGCTGCATTTGCAAGATGACAAAAAGGTGTTGAAATCGGGCCAAAACCGGAGGAGCAGCGGCAGTTTGCGGACTTGACTTCGGACATGGAGAATCCTATCTTACCCACCCAAACGGATACGATGTCTCTTCGTATCGACGCATATTACGTTCCCTTCCGGGGAATTCATCGCTTTCGAAATCGCTGTATCCGAACCGGCTGTCTTTCACAAACCAACCACAAGGAGGAGTCAGATGAAAAGCTACGCAAATCCCCAGATGCTCGTCTCAACGGAATGGGTCGCCGAACATATGCGAGATCCGAATCTCGTCATCGCCGAAGTCGACGTCGATACGGCTGCGTACAGCGAAGGGCACATTTCCGGTGCCGTGGGCTGGAACTGGCAAACACAACTCTGCGACACGGTGCAGCGCGACATCATCAGCAGAACTGCGCTCGAGGAACTCCTCGGTTCTTCAGGAATTTCCAATGACACAACCGTGATTCTGTACGGCGACAACAACAACTGGTTTGCGGCGTGGGCATTGTGGCAGTTGAAGATGTACGGGCACAAGGATGTTCGTATCATGAACGGGGGAAGAAAGAAATGGCTGGCCGAAGGACGTGAACTGGCGAAGGACGTGCCGTCGCCGAAGCGTGCGGCGTACAAAGTTGCGGGCTTCCACGAAAAATACCGTGCGATGATGAATCAGGTGCAGAAAGCGATGGAAATGAAGAACGTCGTGCTTGTCGATGTCCGCTCGAATGATGAGTTCACGGGAAAGATTCTCTCGCCCCCCGGTCTGCCGGAAACATGCCAGCGCGGCGGGCATATTCCGGGCGCGAAGAACATTCCGTGGGCACAGGCCTGCAACGACGACGGCACATTCAAGAGTGCCGACGAACTTGAAGCTCTGTACAGCAGCAAAGGCGTTACGCGTGAGAAGCCCGTCATTGCCTACTGTCGCATCGGCGAGAGATCAAGTCATACGTGGTTTGTGTTGAACGAACTGTTAGGCTATCCCAACGTCTCCAACTACGACGGCTCGTGGACGGAATGGGGAAATCTCGTCGGGGCGCCTGTTGAGAAGGGAGCGTAAGAACGTGAAAGCAGAAGAGTTCGCAACCGAAAAGCAACTACTCAACGGGATCGATCTTGAACTGACAACATACAGAATCGGCGATGAGTATTACTGTCACGTTTCGAACCTGAATCCCGGCGCCACGATTGCGCGTGCCGGAGGAAAAAGCCGAGACGAGGCCGTCCATCTTGCGCTTGAAAGGGTAAAGCAGCGGCTGTAATCGAACGCACGGAAACCGTGAAAGAGGCGGGGACTCTCCCCGCCTTTTTTGTGCCAATGGATTAAGAAGAATTAAGTGTAACTTAATTCGGCTACAGGGGATTTCGTGTATCTTTTTTACGCCTCAGGTAACTATCCCCTTACAACAATACAGGAGAAACCCCGATGAGAATCATTTCCGCTATGCTGGTTGCATTGTTCGTTCTAACCTTTATCGGTTGCGGACCGACGGAAGAGCAGAAGAAGATGGTTGCAGATCTCACAACTGAAGTAACGACCATGGTGAATGATGCGACATCATCGCTCGGAAACCTCGACAACGTGGCCGGCGAAATTACAACAGCCATTTCCGGTGCGCAGGAACTCTCAACACAATTCCCCAAGGAAGCAGGCACAATTACCGACGCGGTTACAAAATTGACTGCCGCAAAAGACCGGCTGACCGGCGTGAAGGATAATGTGAGCGCCTGGATCCAGAACTACAAGACGCCCGATCTTGCTACCATGAAGTTTGATGAGGTTATTTCCAAGCTCAAGACAAGCAAGGATGAGTTGACGACGGCCACCTCGGAGATTCAGGGCGCCCTCGGAGCGGCACAAACGGCGTTGGGCGATTACAAGGGTATCGCCGACGGATTGTTAGCAAAAGCAAGGCCCAGAGGTAAGTAAACTGAACCGTTGAACGTGCAGAGGAAGTAAAGCGATTCCCTCTCCCCGTAACAGGGGGGAGGGTTTTTTATTGGGGGATTGAAGCTTGTTTCGCTATTCCGTTTCTTGTAGTACCAACCCGACTACCACACAACGAATCCAACATGTTCAGTGCATGGCGTACAGCCTTTCGCAATCCCGCTTTCCGGCTGCAATTCATGATTTCCGTGATTCTGCTTGTTGTCATGCTGAACGCATTCACGCGCTTTCTTGAATGGGTGGAGTTGCGTGACGGAGCCGTGTTGCCCGACCCGCTTCTGGAAATGATACCACCGAGGGATTTTACGTGGGTAACGTTCGGGATAATTTATGCCGGACTTCTGCTTGCTATCGTCTATCTCGCGAACAGCCCCGAACGCCTTCTGCTTGCGGTTCAGGCGTACATGCTGATGTTGGCTGTGAGGGCGTTCATGATGTACCTGACTCCTCTGAACCCGTCGCCGGGCCTGATTGTCTTGCGGGACCCTCTCGTGGAATTTGCAGGTGACGGCAATGCCCCCACGAAAGATCTCTTCTTCTCGGGACACACGTCAACGATGTTTCTGCTTTCGCTGGTTATTTCCCGCAAATGGGTGAGACGTGTCTATCTTCTCTTCACGATTGTTGTTGCGGTGTGTGTGGTGTGGCAGCACGTTCATTACGTGATCGACGTGCTGGTGGCGCCGTTTGTTGCGTTTGTCTGCTACCGGATGGCGCGCCAGTTTCAACAGAAGACTCTCGGCGAACCGGCTTCTTGATTTACGGCAGACTATGTTGTGCTTCTGCGGAGCGTATTCGGCAATTCGTCGGAATCGTCCTGCTTGCGGGAAACTCCCTCGCGCTTCAAGAGTTCGCCGCATTGCCGGATTGCGTCGATCAGTCCTTCGGCGGGTTTTCCCGAGCGGATTCCCTGTACAATCGTCTTCACAATTCCATCCCATTCTTCCTGCTTCACGTTGGCATTGATCCCCGAGTCACCAAGGATCACGACTTCGTGCTCAAGCAGGCTGAGGAAAATCAATATGCCGGTACGGTCGCGGGTGTTGAACACCTCCTCGGTCAGGAACGCCCCGGCAGCCCGTTGTCGCGCACGCCGGTCCATCTCCTCTCTTCCTGCAAACAATCTTCTGACCGGCTCTGAAAAGCGCGCAAGCAAAGCCCCGATGGCTCCGGCTCCGAGCGTCACGAAGGCAATGTGCATCATCTCAAACGGCTGCCACGACGCCGAGAAGTTGTGAAAGAGAACGAATACCGTCAACGCGCAGGCCCCCACAGCGGCTCCGGCGCGCCACATCGCTTCGTCGTACGTGTCGCTCATGTGGACAACATAGGGCACGATCTCGCCCGAGGTTTCCTGCTCGGCGGATTTCACCGCCTCTTCGATTCGCTTCAAATCTTCCGCGGAAAAGTACTTTTCAAAGCTGGCCGGCATAGGTTTCCTTTGTTAGATGATAGTCAGATACTCAGACTCTTCCTTTCAAGACAAACAGGAGTTGTCCTTCGGGTGCCTGGAGAATGGCTCCTTCTGTTGTTCCGGACGCATCCTTCAGCTCGCGGAGGTTCCGGAATGAATCATACTT harbors:
- a CDS encoding phosphatase PAP2 family protein; translation: MFSAWRTAFRNPAFRLQFMISVILLVVMLNAFTRFLEWVELRDGAVLPDPLLEMIPPRDFTWVTFGIIYAGLLLAIVYLANSPERLLLAVQAYMLMLAVRAFMMYLTPLNPSPGLIVLRDPLVEFAGDGNAPTKDLFFSGHTSTMFLLSLVISRKWVRRVYLLFTIVVAVCVVWQHVHYVIDVLVAPFVAFVCYRMARQFQQKTLGEPAS
- a CDS encoding sulfurtransferase, which codes for MKSYANPQMLVSTEWVAEHMRDPNLVIAEVDVDTAAYSEGHISGAVGWNWQTQLCDTVQRDIISRTALEELLGSSGISNDTTVILYGDNNNWFAAWALWQLKMYGHKDVRIMNGGRKKWLAEGRELAKDVPSPKRAAYKVAGFHEKYRAMMNQVQKAMEMKNVVLVDVRSNDEFTGKILSPPGLPETCQRGGHIPGAKNIPWAQACNDDGTFKSADELEALYSSKGVTREKPVIAYCRIGERSSHTWFVLNELLGYPNVSNYDGSWTEWGNLVGAPVEKGA
- the gdhA gene encoding NADP-specific glutamate dehydrogenase; translation: MSDYVKNLIAQVKAKNPAEPEFHQAVQEVAESLELVLNRHPEYRSARILERMVEPERVVMFRVPWQDDQGEFHINRGFRIQMNSAIGPYKGGLRFHPSVTLGILKFLAFEQVFKNSLTSLPMGGGKGGSDFDPKGKSDSEVMRFCQSFMTELFRHIGPDVDVPAGDIGVGGREIGFLFGQYKRLTREFGGVLTGKGLNWGGSLVRPEATGFGATYFAEEMLKTKGMAFDGKRVAISGFGNVAWGAAKKVTQLGGKVVTLSGPDGFIYDENGVKGEKIDYMLELRASAMDAVKPYADKFKVPFHAGKRPWSIAVDVAMPCATQNELDENDARELVKNGCICVCEGANMPTTLAGVKVFEEAKILYSPGKASNAGGVATSGLEMSQNSMRLNWPAEEVDRRLHEIMSSIHNMCVETAAQYGTPGNYVNGANIAGFLKVANSMMDQGLV